Part of the Plectropomus leopardus isolate mb unplaced genomic scaffold, YSFRI_Pleo_2.0 unplaced_scaffold31, whole genome shotgun sequence genome is shown below.
tacacaaaaacaaagatttcattttctctcccgCTGTGACATCAGaaactttttggactttttttgtttgtttgtttttaccaaaataaaagctctgatTCTgtataaaaagaccaaaaaccttCACAGCAGGAAGTCAggaaactttttctttcttttttttttttttttaaatcttttcttgttttttttttaactgttgacGGGAAAAGAACGAAAACAAAAGTTGCATAATGAGCTTCAGGAATCTACTTCCTGTTTGAACTGAAAGATATTAAACCGGTCGCTCCATTTTGAAATTAGGAGAAGCTCTGAGGACGCAGTGGAGgacaggaggaaggaaggaaggaaggaaggaaggaaggaaggaaggaaggagggagggaaggagggaaggaaggaaggaagggagagagaaaggaagggagggagggaagttTAGCGTGGCGGCTGAACAGACGGCTGATTTTTCTGTCTTCAAACAGGAAGTCAGTCCACAGGTGAGGGGGCGGGGCTAAGGTCAGGTGGTCGTCCCCCTTGCCCCTCCCCCCCTGACCTGAAgggagtttttttccccatcatgCCCTCAGAGCATCTGAGTGGGCGTGGCCTGTGGCTGAAGGTGTGGGCGTGGCTTCACTGGGCGTGTCATCACCTGCACTCCACGGCGACGGTGTTCTGCGTCGGCGAGGCCGAGGACGGACTCATGCCGGTGTCCGAGGAGCCCGAGGACGTGGACGCCGTCGTGTTAGAcactgagggacagacaggatGTGTTTCATTAGTGACGGGACACAGTGTGACGGACTGCGTCTCCCAGCATGCCCTGCGCCTCCTCCTaccttctctctccttcttcttcaGCCTCTTCCTCCGTCTGTCGATGGACGCCACCTCCGACTTCAGCGTCATGTAGTACTTCCTGAtctcctgcagcttctcctgCAGGAAGGAGATCCGCTCCGCACTCGACATGCTGTCCAACTcgtctgaggaggagcaggagcagaNCCTCCGTCTGTCGATGGACGCCACCTCCGACTTCAGCGTCATGTAGTACTTCCTGAtctcctgcagcttctcctgCAGGAAGGAGATCCGCTCCGCACTCGACATGCTGTCCAACTcgtctgaggaggagcaggagcagagaggaggagagaggaggagaaagaaggagaaaagaagggaggagatgagagaggagAANNNNNNNNNNNNNNNNNNNNNNNNNNNNNNNNNNNNNNNNNNNNNNNNNNNNNNNNNNNNNNNNNNNNNNNNNNNNNNNNNNNNNNNNNNNNNNNNNNNNNNNNNNNNNNNNNNNNNNNNNNNNNNNNNNNNNNNNNNNNNNNNNNNNNNNNNNNNNNNNNNNNNNNNNNNNNNNNNNNNNNNNNNNNNNNNNNNNNNNNNNNNNNNNNNNNNNNNNNNNNNNNNNNNNNNNNNNNNNNNNNNNNNNNNNNNNNNNNNNNNNNNNNNNNNNNNNNNNNNNNNNNNNNNNNNNNNNNNNNNNNNNNNNNNNNNNNNNNNNNNNNNNNNNNNNNNNNNNNNNNNNNNNNNNNNNNNNNNNNNNNNNNNNNNNNNNNNNNNNNNNNNNNNNNNNNNNNNNNNNNNNNNNNNNNNNNNNNNNNNNNNNNNNNNNNNNNNNNNNNNNNNNNNNNNNNNNNNNNNNNNNNNNNNNNNNNNNNNNNNNNNNNNNNNNNNNNNNNNNNNNNNNNNNNNNNNNNNNNNNNNNNNNNNNNNNNNNNNNNNNNNNNNNNNNNNNNNNNNNNNNNNNNNNNNNNNNNNNNNNNNNNNNNNNNNNNNNNNNNNNNNNNNNNNNNNNNNNNNNNNNNNNNNNNNNNNNNNNNNNNNNNNNNNNNNNNNNNNNNNNNNNNNNNNNNNNNNNNNNNNNNNNNNNNNNNNNNNNNNNNNNNNNNNNNNNNNNNNNNNNNNNNNNNNNNNNNNNNNNNNNNNNNNNNNNNNNNNNNNNNNNNNNNNNNNNNNNNNNNNNNNNNNNNNNNNNNNNNNNNNNNNNNNNNNNNNNNNNNNNNNNNNNNNNNNNNNNNNNNNNNNNNNNNNNNNNNNNNNNNNNNNNNNNNNNNNNNNNNNNNNNNNNNNNNNNNNNNNNNNNNNNNNNNNNNNNNNNNNNNNNNNNNNNNNNNNNNNNNNNNNNNNNNNNNNNNN
Proteins encoded:
- the LOC121938686 gene encoding AT-rich interactive domain-containing protein 4A-like — encoded protein: MSSAERISFLQEKLQEIRKYYMTLKSEVASIDRRRKRLKKKEREVSNTTASTSSGSSDTGMSPSSASPTQNTVAVECR